In Candidatus Desulfatibia profunda, one DNA window encodes the following:
- the dctP gene encoding TRAP transporter substrate-binding protein DctP produces MQENDKKKKEKPSFLEKPLSRRDFSRIAMTFGVTSTLFAWQSFADAGIKPDAHMLAQKAEDIQKARYKTTPKFKFRFGAAGHSVDTMWVAKIGTVDFVREVEERTDGEIRIEHLGANSICGEMTCAEKCVQGIVDFYLASTQNSSTICPYLLNLDWGALWPNRAALYSFAFDHRSEDLFREPMRRLYGLEMLFGDYGLRGFFMSKRKYGPGTPEIDTLDKLKATGAKIRTTGTYFGLISMKLMGVNPVAISFEEVVDAVRQGAIDGAEAWEIPFSMIHFTEYTGQFLYLKYCSGNWVTGMNLKSLQKMPQRLQEAIMEAAYLTQVLVLGKEEASIAIRAGADTENPAVGSEHWRNDIRNVIWSNEEMDKLEKLISPKYNPDAWKDQMEKQNKLYGRGDIFEKMYAIAREVPRGAYAMDVAPHRWWKPNPPWWREGEWKLGTGYWVKNPKKKT; encoded by the coding sequence ATGCAGGAAAATGACAAGAAAAAGAAAGAAAAACCGTCTTTCCTGGAAAAGCCGCTTTCCCGCAGAGATTTCTCGCGGATTGCAATGACTTTCGGCGTCACTTCCACGCTGTTTGCCTGGCAGAGCTTTGCCGATGCCGGCATCAAGCCGGACGCCCATATGCTGGCCCAAAAGGCCGAGGATATCCAGAAAGCACGCTACAAGACCACACCGAAGTTCAAATTCCGTTTCGGAGCCGCTGGACACAGTGTCGACACCATGTGGGTCGCCAAGATCGGCACGGTCGACTTTGTACGCGAGGTTGAAGAACGAACCGACGGCGAAATCCGCATCGAGCACCTGGGAGCAAACTCCATTTGCGGCGAGATGACCTGCGCCGAAAAGTGCGTCCAGGGAATCGTTGATTTTTATCTGGCTTCTACCCAGAATTCCTCGACCATTTGCCCCTATTTGCTCAATCTGGACTGGGGTGCGCTCTGGCCGAACCGCGCCGCCCTGTATTCTTTTGCGTTCGACCACCGCAGCGAAGATCTTTTCCGCGAACCCATGCGCCGGCTCTACGGCCTGGAAATGCTGTTCGGCGACTATGGTCTGCGCGGTTTTTTCATGAGCAAAAGGAAATACGGACCGGGAACGCCCGAGATAGATACCCTGGACAAGCTTAAGGCCACCGGCGCCAAGATCCGAACCACCGGCACCTATTTCGGCCTGATCAGCATGAAGCTGATGGGCGTCAATCCGGTGGCGATCTCTTTTGAGGAAGTTGTGGATGCCGTCCGGCAGGGAGCCATTGACGGTGCCGAGGCCTGGGAGATCCCCTTCAGCATGATCCACTTCACCGAATATACCGGACAATTTTTGTACCTGAAATATTGTTCGGGCAACTGGGTTACCGGCATGAACCTCAAGTCGTTGCAGAAGATGCCCCAGCGGCTGCAGGAAGCCATCATGGAAGCGGCCTATCTGACGCAAGTCCTCGTTCTGGGCAAGGAGGAAGCTTCCATTGCGATCAGGGCGGGCGCAGACACCGAAAACCCGGCGGTGGGCAGCGAGCACTGGCGCAACGATATCAGAAACGTCATCTGGTCCAACGAGGAAATGGATAAGCTGGAAAAGCTGATTTCGCCCAAGTATAATCCGGATGCCTGGAAAGATCAGATGGAAAAGCAAAACAAACTTTACGGTCGCGGCGATATCTTTGAAAAGATGTATGCCATTGCCCGCGAAGTCCCCCGGGGCGCTTATGCCATGGACGTTGCACCCCATCGCTGGTGGAAGCCCAATCCACCCTGGTGGAGAGAGGGTGAATGGAAGCTGGGCACAGGCTACTGGGTAAAAAATCCCAAGAAAAAGACTTAA
- a CDS encoding TRAP transporter small permease subunit, protein MLKKILHWLDEQIENILIFPMYFIMMAIMAIGVVQRFVFKTAWHWAVYVCIGLFVWFSWLGCSWNVKERAHLRLAAFRNKMPRGVQLGLLMLDYTLWIAFGIIASYYSVIQILRLQEVGALLYGTETIPQWVVPACIPVSFTVLFFRVIQCAVQDIKDYVRNEPLKLQPAATID, encoded by the coding sequence ATGCTGAAAAAGATCTTACACTGGCTGGATGAACAAATCGAAAATATTCTGATTTTCCCCATGTACTTTATAATGATGGCGATTATGGCCATCGGGGTGGTGCAGCGCTTTGTTTTCAAAACCGCGTGGCACTGGGCGGTTTACGTCTGTATCGGCCTGTTTGTCTGGTTTTCCTGGCTGGGATGTTCCTGGAACGTCAAAGAGCGTGCCCATCTCAGGCTGGCGGCGTTTCGCAATAAAATGCCGCGCGGCGTCCAGTTGGGCTTGCTGATGCTCGATTATACCCTCTGGATCGCCTTCGGAATTATTGCCTCCTATTATTCCGTTATCCAGATTTTAAGGCTCCAGGAAGTCGGGGCCTTGTTGTACGGCACTGAAACCATTCCGCAATGGGTGGTCCCGGCCTGCATCCCCGTTTCGTTTACGGTTTTGTTTTTCCGGGTCATTCAGTGCGCGGTCCAGGATATCAAAGATTACGTTCGCAATGAACCGCTGAAGCTGCAGCCCGCGGCGACGATCGATTAA
- a CDS encoding corrinoid protein, giving the protein MSILEEIKKNVFDGEENKTVELVKKALDEGQTPEDILDAGLVAGLRDCGKGFEKGEKFIPEMLMSSEAMKKAMVILKPLLLEGAGGGGFGKAVLATVEGDVHDIGLELVATMFETAGFEVRNMGPDVPTEDIVKAVKEDKPQIVGLSALLSNTMDVMPDVITALQKAGLRDSVKVMVGGAPVKQDFADEIGADGWAYDAASAVPKAKELRSQLP; this is encoded by the coding sequence ATGAGCATATTAGAAGAAATCAAAAAGAATGTTTTTGACGGAGAAGAAAATAAAACCGTAGAGCTGGTGAAAAAAGCCCTGGATGAGGGTCAGACCCCGGAGGATATTCTGGATGCCGGCCTGGTTGCGGGTCTCCGTGATTGCGGCAAAGGTTTTGAAAAGGGAGAAAAGTTCATTCCTGAGATGCTGATGTCGTCCGAAGCCATGAAGAAAGCCATGGTCATTCTCAAACCGCTGCTGCTGGAAGGCGCCGGCGGCGGAGGTTTTGGAAAGGCGGTATTGGCTACCGTGGAGGGAGATGTCCACGACATCGGCCTGGAACTGGTGGCCACGATGTTCGAGACGGCCGGTTTTGAGGTTCGGAATATGGGACCGGACGTGCCGACCGAAGATATTGTCAAGGCTGTAAAAGAGGACAAGCCCCAAATCGTCGGGCTTTCGGCCCTGCTGTCCAATACCATGGACGTGATGCCCGACGTCATTACAGCGCTGCAAAAGGCCGGACTCAGGGATTCGGTTAAGGTCATGGTCGGCGGTGCCCCGGTAAAGCAGGATTTTGCCGATGAGATCGGTGCGGACGGCTGGGCCTATGATGCTGCCAGTGCCGTCCCCAAAGCCAAGGAATTGCGGTCTCAGCTGCCGTAA
- a CDS encoding Rieske (2Fe-2S) protein, which yields MKKVAEIFFTIAALVSAGLYLLFAYPKRIRAKKTVYVYACNEDELPVQGVRQYCLKYSLRGQEVQKKIFIVNTGKEQFCLSSVCTHLGCLVAWYRPENKFLCPCHGGQYDIYGNVTAGPPAAPLNKLPIKIENEKVHIGLKL from the coding sequence TTGAAGAAAGTGGCTGAAATATTTTTTACAATCGCTGCACTCGTATCGGCGGGTCTGTACCTGCTCTTTGCCTACCCTAAACGGATACGTGCAAAGAAGACGGTCTATGTTTATGCCTGTAATGAGGATGAACTGCCGGTTCAAGGGGTTAGACAGTATTGTCTTAAATATTCGTTACGGGGCCAAGAGGTCCAAAAAAAAATTTTCATCGTAAATACGGGTAAGGAACAGTTTTGCCTGTCATCGGTTTGCACGCATCTGGGCTGTCTGGTGGCCTGGTACCGGCCGGAAAATAAATTTCTCTGCCCCTGCCACGGCGGGCAGTATGATATCTATGGAAATGTGACCGCAGGGCCGCCGGCGGCGCCTTTGAACAAGCTGCCGATAAAAATCGAAAACGAGAAGGTGCACATCGGCCTGAAGCTATAA
- a CDS encoding sulfite exporter TauE/SafE family protein, whose amino-acid sequence MNPEPATVLIVSIVSFATLLRSTFGFADAMFAMPLLAVIIGLKTATPLMAIVAMTISTAILLKNWRDVQLKSVWRLFVSSLAGIPLGLLFLKGTHDNLMKLFLALVIIGSSAYNLIKPRLTPIKSENPAYIFGFFAGVLGGAYNTNGPPVVIYGSLRKWSPVSFRATLQGYFFLAGIFICLGHGLAGLWTRSVMYFYLLSLPLVFVFTYIGGRLNRSIPQGKFDRIIHSLLIVIGVFLLIQTIQGMILTGL is encoded by the coding sequence ATGAATCCGGAACCGGCCACCGTACTGATAGTATCCATCGTTTCCTTTGCGACGCTGCTTCGATCCACCTTTGGATTTGCGGATGCCATGTTTGCAATGCCCTTGCTGGCCGTCATCATCGGGCTCAAAACCGCTACGCCCCTCATGGCCATTGTCGCTATGACGATATCGACTGCCATATTGCTAAAAAACTGGCGCGACGTTCAACTAAAAAGTGTCTGGCGCCTGTTCGTTTCCTCTCTGGCAGGAATCCCTCTCGGCTTACTGTTTTTAAAAGGAACCCATGATAACCTTATGAAATTGTTTCTGGCGCTGGTAATCATCGGCTCCTCTGCCTACAATCTGATCAAACCCCGGCTGACGCCGATAAAAAGCGAAAATCCGGCATATATTTTCGGGTTTTTTGCTGGCGTTTTGGGCGGGGCCTATAACACCAACGGACCGCCGGTGGTGATATACGGTTCGTTGCGAAAATGGTCGCCGGTGAGCTTCAGAGCGACGCTGCAAGGTTATTTTTTTCTGGCCGGTATTTTTATCTGTCTTGGGCATGGCCTGGCCGGCCTCTGGACCCGTAGCGTGATGTATTTTTATCTGCTGTCTCTGCCACTGGTTTTTGTGTTCACATATATCGGCGGCCGCCTGAACCGTTCCATACCCCAGGGTAAATTTGATCGCATCATCCACTCTCTGTTGATCGTCATCGGCGTGTTCTTATTGATCCAAACCATTCAAGGAATGATTTTGACCGGCCTGTGA
- a CDS encoding TRAP transporter large permease has translation MFGIPQNVAIWIITIITGLFFIVGVPIFLCVAFWATMGSIAIDFTIQNIGITSYQGISSYALLAMPLFILTGDLIGAGGIAKKLSIMARRVLAPLRGGLAMASIATCSLFSAISGSNSATVATIGRIMIPELTDQGYRDEFAAATVAAGGIVGILIPPSILMIVYAFTVNLSVLDLFKAGILPGILVSIALMAAARYWCHKYDWGRPEPFIFKEVLRATWGAKLGIAAVVLILVIIYGGISSPTEASGIAAAYCLLAGVLLTREIKLKDIPAIFLSSGRVNGLLAPVVSVSIVLQQVFSILGVQDAVSQYIHTFESKYVIMGLMMFSIILAGAIMESISVTIILAPILAPIAVSVGMNPIHWGAAFIVGLSIGFITPPFGLDLFVASGITGIPYDKLIKWVPPYILFVLIAWIIIMMVPWFSLVFV, from the coding sequence ATGTTCGGAATACCGCAAAATGTAGCCATCTGGATCATTACCATCATCACCGGGCTTTTCTTCATTGTGGGCGTGCCGATTTTTTTATGCGTGGCCTTCTGGGCCACCATGGGCTCGATCGCCATCGACTTTACCATCCAGAACATCGGAATCACATCCTACCAAGGCATCAGCAGTTACGCGCTGCTGGCCATGCCGCTGTTCATTCTGACCGGCGATCTTATCGGTGCCGGCGGAATCGCCAAAAAATTATCCATCATGGCGCGACGGGTACTGGCTCCGCTCAGAGGAGGGCTGGCCATGGCCTCGATTGCTACCTGTAGTTTGTTCTCCGCTATTTCCGGCTCCAACTCCGCCACCGTGGCGACCATCGGTCGCATTATGATTCCCGAATTAACAGACCAGGGATATCGTGATGAGTTCGCGGCAGCGACCGTGGCGGCCGGTGGGATCGTGGGGATCCTGATACCGCCCAGCATCCTGATGATCGTTTACGCTTTCACGGTCAACTTGAGCGTTCTCGACCTTTTTAAAGCGGGCATTTTGCCGGGAATTTTGGTCAGTATTGCTTTAATGGCAGCGGCCCGATACTGGTGTCACAAGTACGACTGGGGGCGCCCGGAACCGTTTATTTTCAAAGAAGTTCTGCGGGCGACCTGGGGTGCCAAGTTAGGCATTGCAGCCGTGGTCCTCATTCTCGTGATTATTTACGGCGGCATTTCTTCACCCACGGAAGCCTCCGGCATTGCCGCGGCCTACTGCCTGCTTGCCGGCGTGCTGCTGACCCGTGAGATCAAGCTCAAGGACATTCCGGCCATATTTCTTTCCAGCGGGCGCGTCAACGGGTTGCTGGCCCCGGTGGTTTCGGTTTCGATCGTGCTCCAGCAGGTTTTTTCGATCCTGGGCGTCCAGGATGCCGTCTCGCAATATATCCATACTTTTGAAAGCAAATATGTGATTATGGGTCTCATGATGTTCAGCATTATCCTGGCCGGCGCCATCATGGAATCCATTTCAGTGACCATCATTCTGGCCCCGATCCTGGCCCCCATCGCCGTGTCCGTCGGCATGAATCCGATTCACTGGGGCGCTGCTTTTATCGTGGGCCTGTCCATCGGCTTTATCACGCCGCCGTTCGGCCTGGATCTGTTTGTTGCCTCCGGAATCACCGGAATCCCCTACGATAAGCTGATCAAATGGGTGCCGCCGTATATCCTGTTTGTATTGATCGCCTGGATAATTATCATGATGGTCCCATGGTTTAGCCTGGTCTTTGTGTAA
- a CDS encoding cytochrome b N-terminal domain-containing protein has protein sequence MGYLFDWLDRNFGIKKPHRRFLYRPIPEGVNYFFCLGGIAFTLFIMLFASGLMLAIYYIPSESEAFASIVRIDNEVRFGWFIRSFHKWSANLFIVAIILHTIRVLIYKAYRHPRQLNWIAGASIFIVAFASGFTGYLLPWDQKAYWATEVGTSMAQTVPLLGPYLCFFLRGGEDVTGATLIRFYAVHVIYLPLIMCFLLWAHFHLVKRQGIKGGL, from the coding sequence ATGGGATATCTTTTTGACTGGCTCGATCGCAATTTTGGCATTAAAAAGCCGCACCGCCGGTTTCTATATCGGCCCATCCCGGAGGGGGTCAATTATTTCTTCTGCCTGGGCGGCATTGCCTTTACCCTTTTTATCATGCTTTTTGCCAGCGGCCTCATGCTCGCCATTTATTATATACCTTCCGAAAGCGAGGCCTTTGCCAGTATTGTACGCATCGATAACGAGGTACGCTTCGGATGGTTTATCAGGTCATTTCACAAATGGTCGGCCAATCTGTTTATTGTGGCGATTATTTTGCACACCATCAGGGTCTTAATCTATAAAGCCTATCGTCATCCCCGCCAACTCAACTGGATAGCGGGAGCGTCGATTTTTATCGTAGCTTTTGCCTCGGGTTTCACCGGCTATCTTTTGCCCTGGGACCAGAAGGCTTACTGGGCGACGGAAGTCGGCACCTCCATGGCACAAACCGTTCCGCTTTTGGGTCCCTATCTTTGCTTTTTCCTGCGAGGCGGTGAAGATGTGACCGGTGCAACCCTGATTCGATTCTATGCCGTTCATGTCATTTATCTGCCGCTAATCATGTGCTTTCTGCTGTGGGCCCATTTTCATCTGGTCAAGAGACAGGGTATCAAGGGGGGCCTGTAG
- a CDS encoding response regulator: MEKYKILLVDDDPFILQSIAVALEQEGYHVATAANGKQAIELIEEKKFDLVLTDLVMDPVDGIGVLRKAKEEDPDTIVIILTGFGDLLSAIEALRLDADDYLLKPCEPEELSFRISSCLEKLELKRKIRLYETIVPVCCVCKSIRDDTGKEVGTGEWMPVEEYILTKARIAISPTYCPDCVKKGLENLNILKDRNNSS; the protein is encoded by the coding sequence ATGGAAAAGTATAAGATATTGCTGGTGGATGACGATCCCTTTATTCTGCAGTCGATTGCCGTAGCACTTGAACAAGAGGGATATCATGTCGCTACCGCAGCTAATGGAAAACAAGCTATTGAATTGATCGAAGAAAAAAAATTCGATCTGGTTCTCACCGATCTGGTCATGGATCCTGTAGACGGAATAGGTGTTTTAAGGAAAGCAAAAGAAGAAGACCCTGACACCATCGTCATCATTTTGACCGGCTTCGGTGATTTATTATCCGCCATCGAGGCTCTCAGGCTTGATGCCGATGATTACCTGTTGAAACCCTGTGAGCCTGAAGAATTGTCTTTTAGAATTTCCAGTTGTTTGGAAAAATTGGAACTTAAGCGCAAGATCAGGCTATATGAAACCATCGTACCGGTTTGCTGTGTATGTAAAAGTATCAGGGATGACACCGGCAAGGAAGTGGGTACCGGTGAATGGATGCCTGTGGAAGAATACATATTAACGAAAGCAAGGATCGCGATTTCACCTACCTATTGTCCTGATTGTGTAAAAAAAGGACTGGAAAATTTGAACATTTTAAAGGATCGCAACAATAGTTCTTAA